One window of Mangrovibacterium diazotrophicum genomic DNA carries:
- a CDS encoding oligosaccharide flippase family protein translates to MFGIDLTVQNLTGAEEYGLYFAVFNFSLVLNIFLDLGITNFNNRSIAQHQQLLQKYLSYLVSLKLLLAVFYALICIVVALVIGYNERQIYLLLFLVGNQFLLSFTLYLRSNISALHYFRTDSFLSVLDRTLMIALCGLLLFTNWFGIRFSIEWFVYAQFIGYVLAALITIGFVVYYSKGFRLRLNYKVSRSFLRQSFPFALLVLLMSIQNRVGTVLLERFLPVDGNEQTGIYAQAFRLQDAAAMLGFLFAGLLLPIFSRMLKKKEDISQMLRFSFELIIVPSILVAIVTVFYGHEIMSMLYHQHADESTSLLQMLMVGFIGISTTYIFGTLLTANGSLKALNQVAFILVVLNVGLNIILIPHFQAGGAAFTSMFTQLGAALIQVVLVWKYFKLSPNYLLVLRLIGFVLFLLLVGKISLFLENWLFGIAVLVSLGLIYAIVVKLINLKALREILNEKAL, encoded by the coding sequence ATGTTCGGAATCGATCTCACGGTTCAGAATCTGACAGGGGCAGAGGAGTATGGTTTATATTTCGCCGTGTTCAATTTCTCGCTGGTACTCAATATCTTTTTGGACCTGGGGATTACCAATTTTAATAACCGTTCCATTGCGCAGCACCAGCAATTGTTGCAAAAGTATCTAAGCTACCTGGTTAGTTTGAAGCTTTTACTTGCCGTTTTTTATGCACTGATCTGTATTGTGGTGGCCTTGGTTATTGGCTACAACGAGAGGCAGATTTATTTGCTGTTATTTCTGGTCGGCAACCAGTTTCTACTTTCGTTTACGCTTTATCTGAGGTCGAATATCAGCGCATTGCATTATTTCCGGACAGATAGCTTCCTCTCGGTGCTAGATCGTACACTGATGATTGCACTGTGCGGGTTGCTGCTTTTTACCAATTGGTTTGGTATTCGGTTTTCAATCGAGTGGTTTGTGTACGCACAATTCATTGGTTATGTATTGGCTGCGCTGATCACGATTGGATTTGTGGTCTATTACTCCAAGGGGTTTCGGCTTCGTTTGAACTACAAAGTTTCCCGGTCTTTCTTGCGACAAAGCTTCCCGTTTGCGCTTTTGGTTTTGTTGATGTCGATTCAAAATCGGGTTGGAACCGTTTTGCTTGAACGTTTCTTGCCGGTGGATGGTAACGAACAAACAGGTATTTACGCGCAGGCTTTTCGTTTGCAGGATGCCGCGGCGATGCTGGGTTTTCTGTTTGCTGGATTGTTACTGCCTATTTTTTCGCGTATGTTGAAGAAGAAGGAAGACATTTCGCAAATGCTGCGATTCTCGTTTGAATTGATTATCGTGCCGTCAATTTTAGTGGCAATCGTTACTGTTTTTTACGGACATGAGATTATGAGCATGCTCTATCACCAGCATGCCGACGAGTCCACAAGTTTGCTTCAGATGCTGATGGTTGGTTTCATCGGCATATCGACGACCTATATTTTTGGAACGCTGCTAACGGCGAACGGGAGCCTGAAAGCCCTGAATCAGGTCGCATTCATTTTAGTTGTGTTGAATGTCGGGTTGAACATCATCTTGATTCCGCATTTCCAGGCGGGAGGAGCAGCTTTTACTTCGATGTTCACACAGCTGGGAGCAGCATTGATACAAGTCGTGTTGGTGTGGAAGTATTTTAAACTGAGCCCAAATTATTTGCTTGTACTTCGGTTAATTGGCTTTGTTTTGTTTCTGCTGCTGGTTGGTAAAATCAGTTTATTCCTCGAGAATTGGCTGTTTGGGATTGCTGTTTTGGTCTCATTGGGCTTGATTTATGCGATTGTTGTCAAGCTGATTAATTTGAAAGCCCTGCGGGAAATCTTAAATGAAAAAGCATTATGA
- a CDS encoding ribonuclease HII, with translation MKKEKSALQLFLEEGRIEAGCDEAGRGCLAGPVVAAAVILPADFESDLLNDSKKLTEKQRYQLRPIIEKQALAFAVGIVSHTEIDEINILNASFLAMHRAVEQLSVIPEHLLIDGNRFKAYPEIGHTCVVKGDGKLLPIAAASILAKTYRDDMMDELHQKFPHYAWDRNKGYPTVAHRKAIEQYGVSPHHRMSFRLLEDQLKLNL, from the coding sequence ATGAAGAAAGAAAAATCAGCTCTTCAATTATTTCTGGAAGAAGGCCGTATTGAAGCCGGATGTGACGAAGCCGGGCGCGGATGCCTGGCTGGCCCCGTTGTGGCTGCCGCTGTTATTCTGCCTGCTGACTTTGAAAGTGATCTGTTGAACGACTCCAAAAAGCTGACCGAAAAGCAGCGCTACCAACTTCGACCAATTATTGAAAAGCAAGCACTGGCATTCGCTGTCGGTATTGTGAGTCACACTGAAATCGACGAAATCAATATCCTTAACGCTTCTTTTTTGGCCATGCACCGCGCCGTTGAACAACTTTCCGTAATTCCGGAACACCTTCTAATTGATGGTAATCGCTTTAAAGCGTATCCTGAAATTGGGCACACCTGCGTGGTAAAAGGTGACGGAAAGTTGTTGCCCATCGCTGCAGCGTCCATCCTGGCAAAAACCTACAGAGATGATATGATGGACGAGTTACATCAAAAATTCCCGCATTACGCGTGGGATCGGAATAAAGGTTATCCTACTGTTGCCCATCGAAAAGCAATCGAGCAATACGGCGTGTCGCCGCATCACCGAATGAGCTTCCGTTTATTGGAAGACCAGCTAAAACTGAACCTCTAA
- the kbl gene encoding glycine C-acetyltransferase produces MYGRIKQDLQQTLEELKEQGLYKTERIITSSQSSNIRVGNENEVLNFCANNYLGLANHPEVVKAAQDIMNDWGFGLSSVRFICGTQAIHKQLEQKTSEFLGTEDTILYCAAFDANGGVFEPLLGEDSAIISDELNHASIIDGVRLCKAQRFRYKHSNMAELEQCLKDAQSAKYRIVVTDGVFSMDGDLAKLPEIVDLCEKYDALVMVDDSHASGYIGDTGRGTAEHFGLLGKIDVITTTFGKALGGGNGGCTSGRKEIIEMLRQRSRPYLFSNTLAPATVGATLKVLDMLTSSSELQHKTMENAIRFRTKMEAAGFDLVKGETAIVPVMLYDAPLAVKFADMLLKEGIYVIGFVYPVVPKGKARIRVQLSAAHTNKQIDKAVEALIKVGKELKVI; encoded by the coding sequence ATGTACGGAAGAATTAAGCAGGACCTGCAGCAAACGCTGGAAGAGCTGAAAGAACAAGGCTTGTATAAAACAGAACGGATTATCACCTCATCTCAAAGTTCAAACATTCGGGTTGGAAACGAAAATGAAGTACTGAATTTCTGCGCGAACAATTACCTCGGACTGGCCAACCATCCGGAGGTTGTGAAAGCAGCGCAGGATATCATGAACGATTGGGGATTCGGACTTTCGTCGGTTCGCTTCATCTGCGGCACACAAGCTATTCACAAACAGCTGGAACAAAAAACATCGGAGTTTCTGGGAACGGAAGACACCATTTTATACTGTGCTGCCTTCGATGCCAATGGTGGTGTTTTCGAGCCACTGTTAGGAGAAGACTCCGCCATTATTTCCGATGAGTTGAACCACGCCTCCATCATCGACGGTGTTCGTCTTTGCAAAGCGCAGCGCTTTCGATACAAACACTCGAACATGGCCGAATTGGAGCAATGCCTGAAAGACGCGCAATCGGCGAAATACCGAATTGTGGTAACCGACGGCGTTTTCTCGATGGATGGCGATTTAGCCAAATTGCCCGAAATTGTAGACTTGTGCGAAAAATACGATGCACTGGTTATGGTCGACGACTCGCACGCCTCCGGTTATATTGGCGATACCGGTCGAGGTACTGCCGAGCATTTCGGACTGCTGGGAAAAATCGACGTTATTACCACAACCTTCGGGAAGGCATTGGGTGGTGGCAACGGTGGTTGCACGTCGGGTCGAAAAGAAATTATCGAGATGCTTCGTCAGCGTTCCCGTCCGTATTTATTCTCCAACACCTTGGCTCCCGCAACAGTTGGCGCCACACTGAAAGTGCTGGATATGCTGACCAGTTCGTCAGAGCTTCAACATAAAACGATGGAAAACGCCATTCGTTTCCGGACTAAAATGGAAGCCGCCGGATTCGACTTGGTAAAAGGCGAAACGGCCATCGTTCCGGTAATGCTTTACGATGCACCCTTAGCGGTGAAATTTGCCGACATGTTGCTAAAAGAAGGAATTTATGTGATTGGATTTGTTTACCCGGTTGTGCCCAAAGGAAAAGCACGAATTCGCGTCCAATTATCGGCCGCTCATACGAACAAGCAAATCGACAAAGCCGTTGAAGCTTTAATAAAAGTGGGAAAAGAATTAAAAGTGATCTGA
- a CDS encoding DUF3267 domain-containing protein, producing MRTYSPEDMQEATDFELLKEVDHRQIKGFILEQMYEPTKWLRLYGIYQVAMIFLFLVLLGFALQKAFNGNLSPLWWILGALVFSVTVLVVLHEAMHALVYWIYGARKLTVGAIWRKFIFYIAADRQVVDYAVFKKVALAPFVVVNVLTIIPGVLLWPQPVAGFFLSIMCIHSLFCAGDVAMLSFYAKHSDKTIYNFDDLSRGKTFFYAKKN from the coding sequence ATGAGAACTTATTCGCCGGAGGATATGCAAGAGGCAACAGATTTTGAACTGCTGAAAGAGGTGGATCACCGGCAGATTAAAGGTTTTATTTTGGAGCAAATGTATGAACCAACAAAATGGCTGCGTTTGTATGGAATTTACCAAGTTGCGATGATTTTTCTTTTTCTGGTGCTCCTTGGCTTTGCTTTGCAAAAGGCGTTTAACGGAAACCTTTCACCACTATGGTGGATATTGGGAGCACTTGTTTTTTCAGTAACGGTTCTGGTTGTTTTGCATGAAGCAATGCACGCGTTAGTCTATTGGATTTACGGCGCCCGCAAACTGACTGTAGGAGCAATTTGGCGGAAATTTATCTTTTATATAGCGGCCGATCGGCAAGTCGTGGATTATGCCGTTTTTAAAAAAGTTGCATTGGCACCATTTGTAGTGGTGAATGTGCTGACCATTATTCCGGGTGTTCTGCTTTGGCCGCAGCCGGTTGCCGGTTTCTTTCTCAGCATCATGTGTATTCACTCGCTGTTTTGTGCGGGAGATGTCGCCATGCTTTCTTTTTACGCGAAACATAGCGACAAGACAATTTATAATTTCGACGATCTGAGCCGGGGAAAAACTTTCTTCTACGCTAAAAAAAATTAA
- a CDS encoding dioxygenase family protein, producing the protein MERKQFLKQGIVGLGSIVGLSKVMLACASGQDDVVDETEVTDSSYTNESSTSDSCELSPSETEGPYPIKTPADLVRENIVSDRSGVALLITLTVVDQSADCAPLADVLVDIWHCDKDGYYSEYKGSGYVSTQVDNTSKHFLRGRQTTDSNGQVSFISIYPGWYQSRAPHIHVEVLNSSEQTIRVTQIAFPKDICDTVYATSGYHGSADTLNASDNVFSDSLDGNLADSISGNTTDGYTLLKTIVV; encoded by the coding sequence ATGGAACGTAAACAATTTTTAAAGCAAGGCATAGTTGGTTTGGGGTCGATTGTTGGCTTGTCGAAAGTAATGTTGGCTTGCGCAAGCGGGCAGGACGATGTCGTTGATGAAACAGAAGTAACCGATAGTAGTTATACGAATGAGAGTAGCACGAGTGATTCTTGTGAATTATCTCCAAGCGAAACCGAAGGGCCATATCCAATTAAAACTCCAGCAGATCTGGTGAGGGAAAACATCGTGTCGGATCGAAGCGGTGTTGCTTTGTTGATTACGCTGACAGTTGTTGATCAAAGCGCCGACTGTGCACCGTTAGCGGATGTTTTGGTTGATATTTGGCACTGCGACAAAGATGGTTATTACTCGGAATATAAAGGAAGCGGATATGTTTCGACTCAAGTTGACAACACGAGTAAACATTTTCTCCGTGGTCGTCAAACAACCGATTCAAACGGACAGGTTTCTTTTATCAGCATTTACCCGGGATGGTACCAAAGTCGGGCACCTCATATTCACGTTGAAGTACTGAATTCATCTGAGCAAACCATTCGTGTCACGCAAATTGCCTTTCCGAAGGATATTTGCGATACCGTTTATGCGACTTCCGGCTATCATGGTTCGGCCGATACCTTGAATGCCAGCGACAACGTATTCTCAGATAGTTTGGATGGGAATTTGGCCGACTCTATTTCCGGAAATACAACTGATGGCTACACTTTGTTGAAGACGATTGTGGTTTAG
- a CDS encoding efflux RND transporter periplasmic adaptor subunit yields the protein MKKLFKILGIVVIVAIFGGTIFFLYTKSKKQPDIFENKTPFVSNVIKKTVATGSVVPRQEIEIKPQISGIIDELFVEAGDFVKKDQVIARIKIIPDMVTLNSAESRLNRAKINFEDAKVDFDRQQKLFDDNVISYTDYKSSKVSYDSSKEELSAAENNLELVKNGVLKKAETATNTLVRSTINGMVLDVPIKVGNSVIQSNTFNDGTTIATVADMQDMIFEGKVDETEVGKIKIGMPIELEIGAIEKEKFAATLKYIAPKGVEENGAIQFEIKADVDLKNDQFIRAGYSANANIVLDRKDSVMVIPEGMLKFEHDSAYVEVLTNEQESTYEKRNVKTGLSDGINIEIVEGLSKDDKVKGDKIDPKKAKEENKQG from the coding sequence AAACAACCTGATATTTTCGAAAACAAAACGCCGTTTGTATCCAACGTGATCAAAAAAACGGTGGCGACTGGCTCTGTTGTTCCCCGTCAGGAAATTGAAATTAAACCGCAGATCTCGGGGATCATTGACGAGTTGTTTGTCGAGGCCGGCGATTTCGTTAAAAAGGACCAGGTAATTGCGCGAATCAAGATTATTCCCGACATGGTAACCTTGAATAGTGCCGAGTCTCGACTGAATCGCGCAAAGATCAACTTCGAAGATGCCAAGGTTGATTTTGACCGGCAACAGAAATTATTTGATGACAACGTGATTTCGTATACCGATTACAAGAGCTCGAAAGTTTCCTACGATTCGTCGAAAGAAGAATTGTCGGCTGCTGAGAACAACCTGGAGTTGGTGAAAAACGGTGTTCTGAAAAAAGCAGAAACAGCAACCAACACGCTGGTGCGATCGACAATTAACGGGATGGTTTTGGATGTACCGATCAAAGTTGGTAACTCGGTGATCCAATCGAACACTTTCAACGATGGAACAACCATTGCTACCGTGGCGGATATGCAGGACATGATTTTTGAAGGCAAGGTTGACGAAACTGAAGTTGGCAAGATTAAGATCGGAATGCCGATCGAATTGGAGATTGGAGCCATCGAAAAAGAGAAATTTGCGGCAACGCTTAAGTATATTGCCCCGAAAGGAGTTGAGGAGAATGGTGCGATTCAGTTCGAAATCAAGGCAGATGTCGATTTGAAAAACGATCAGTTTATCCGAGCAGGTTATAGCGCCAACGCCAATATTGTACTGGATCGCAAGGATAGCGTGATGGTGATTCCCGAAGGTATGCTGAAGTTTGAACACGATTCCGCTTATGTTGAAGTGCTGACCAACGAGCAGGAGAGCACGTACGAAAAGCGCAATGTGAAAACCGGACTTTCCGACGGTATCAACATCGAGATTGTAGAAGGTTTGTCGAAGGATGACAAGGTGAAAGGGGATAAAATCGATCCGAAAAAAGCAAAAGAAGAGAATAAACAAGGCTAA
- a CDS encoding glycosyltransferase family 4 protein → MIIAVNTRMLLKGKLEGIGSFTRETLLRMTRNHPEHQFIFIFDRPYDEEFIFSTNVTPVVVSPPTRHPILWYIWFEWRIPHILRKYKADLFLSPDGYLSLSTKVKQLAVIHDINFAHRPKDLPFFYAAYYNFFFPRFAKRAKRIATVSYYSKEDIVRTYHINPDNIDVVYNGVNTLYTPTPAEEQASTRNKYTDGIPYFLYIGSLHPRKNICGLLRAFDAYRTSTEKVTKLLITGDTMFKTEDIVKTYEGMRHRNDVIFTGRLPNEELHQVLGAAMALTFVPFFEGFGIPVIEGMSAGIPVICSNTTSLPEVGGHAVLYADPFAVTQIKDAMIRIANENGLRDSLIEKGRKQQQKFTWDKTAEMLWGSVQICMNT, encoded by the coding sequence ATGATTATTGCTGTTAACACACGCATGCTGCTCAAGGGGAAATTGGAAGGAATTGGATCATTCACGCGGGAGACACTTTTGCGGATGACCCGAAATCATCCTGAACACCAGTTCATTTTCATCTTTGACCGGCCTTACGACGAAGAGTTTATTTTTTCAACGAATGTCACCCCCGTGGTAGTTTCTCCGCCAACACGCCATCCCATTCTGTGGTACATTTGGTTTGAATGGCGGATTCCGCATATTCTTCGAAAATACAAAGCCGATCTTTTTCTATCGCCCGACGGTTACCTTTCGTTAAGCACCAAAGTGAAACAGTTGGCTGTGATTCACGACATTAACTTTGCACACCGTCCCAAGGACTTACCTTTTTTTTACGCGGCTTATTACAATTTTTTCTTTCCCCGCTTTGCCAAACGTGCCAAGCGAATCGCGACGGTATCCTATTACTCAAAAGAGGATATTGTGCGCACCTACCATATAAACCCGGACAATATTGACGTGGTGTACAATGGTGTGAATACTCTCTACACACCTACTCCTGCGGAAGAACAAGCTTCGACACGAAACAAATACACCGACGGAATCCCGTACTTTTTATACATCGGGTCATTACATCCGCGGAAAAATATCTGTGGTTTGCTGCGGGCATTCGATGCCTACCGAACCTCGACCGAAAAAGTAACCAAGCTACTGATAACCGGGGACACAATGTTTAAAACTGAGGACATCGTAAAAACCTACGAAGGCATGCGCCATCGCAATGATGTGATTTTTACAGGGCGTTTACCCAACGAGGAATTGCACCAAGTGCTGGGAGCGGCAATGGCGCTCACCTTCGTTCCGTTCTTCGAGGGTTTCGGCATTCCGGTTATTGAAGGCATGAGCGCCGGTATCCCGGTAATTTGTTCCAACACGACCTCGTTGCCCGAAGTGGGCGGGCATGCCGTTTTGTACGCCGATCCCTTTGCCGTCACCCAAATCAAAGACGCAATGATTCGGATTGCCAACGAAAACGGATTACGCGATTCGCTGATTGAAAAAGGCCGAAAACAGCAACAAAAATTCACATGGGACAAAACCGCCGAAATGCTTTGGGGAAGCGTCCAAATTTGCATGAATACCTAA
- a CDS encoding TolC family protein translates to MKLINQLIIAVLLLVSVGAQAQESWDLQKCIDYALENNIQVKQQQINTNYYDNLSKQARNNRLPGLSGSISQTYNFKNSQNSTGSYQSGDIHQVGASLDASLTLWNGFKLNNTVKQADFSLQARLQDLQKAKDDLMLNIAAAYLEILFADELIQVDKDQIAVTKSQVDRTGKLVKAGSLAKGSLLEIEAQLASEELNLVEAENSQQLAYLNLYQMLELPATESFVVEKPYLPVVRANSSVINSMDVYRKAVQTRPEVKSAEFDLQASQKSVAIAKGQLYPSLALGANYSTYYYNIYEGSLFSQFKEQARPSVGLYLSIPIFGKLQARTDISNANIDVLSRELDVQNTKNVLRKEIETAYTNAVASLKKYMASTKAVESMQEAFRYTEEKFNVGMVNSVEYNQAKNNLTKAQSDLAQAKYEYIFRTKILDFYNGIPIQL, encoded by the coding sequence ATGAAACTCATCAATCAATTAATCATAGCCGTTTTGTTGCTGGTTTCTGTTGGTGCTCAGGCACAGGAGAGCTGGGATCTGCAGAAATGCATCGATTATGCTTTGGAAAATAACATCCAGGTGAAGCAGCAACAAATCAACACCAATTACTACGACAACTTGTCGAAACAAGCTCGGAACAACAGGTTGCCTGGTTTATCCGGATCGATTTCGCAAACCTATAATTTTAAAAATTCTCAAAATTCGACTGGTAGCTATCAATCTGGCGATATTCATCAGGTTGGTGCAAGTTTGGATGCTAGTCTCACTTTGTGGAATGGCTTTAAGTTGAACAACACGGTGAAACAAGCTGATTTTTCGCTGCAAGCTCGTTTGCAGGATTTGCAAAAAGCTAAAGATGATCTGATGCTAAATATTGCTGCGGCCTATTTGGAAATTTTATTTGCTGACGAATTGATCCAGGTTGATAAGGATCAAATTGCGGTAACGAAGTCCCAGGTTGATCGCACCGGTAAATTGGTAAAGGCCGGAAGTCTGGCAAAAGGTAGTTTGTTGGAAATTGAGGCCCAATTGGCGAGTGAGGAATTGAATTTGGTGGAGGCAGAAAATTCGCAACAACTGGCTTATCTGAATCTTTATCAGATGTTGGAATTGCCAGCTACAGAGAGCTTTGTTGTTGAGAAGCCTTATCTGCCGGTTGTTCGGGCAAATAGCTCAGTGATCAATTCAATGGATGTGTATCGGAAAGCAGTTCAAACACGACCGGAAGTGAAAAGTGCTGAATTTGATCTGCAGGCGTCGCAGAAAAGTGTTGCAATAGCTAAAGGTCAACTGTATCCATCGTTGGCTCTCGGCGCGAATTACTCCACCTACTATTATAATATTTATGAAGGATCACTGTTTTCTCAATTTAAAGAACAGGCTAGGCCATCGGTCGGATTATATTTGAGTATTCCTATTTTCGGCAAGCTGCAGGCTCGAACGGATATTAGCAATGCAAATATAGATGTGCTGAGTAGAGAGCTGGATGTGCAGAACACCAAAAATGTATTGCGAAAAGAGATTGAAACGGCCTATACCAATGCGGTTGCTTCGTTGAAAAAATACATGGCCAGTACAAAGGCGGTTGAGTCGATGCAGGAAGCTTTTCGTTACACCGAAGAGAAATTCAATGTCGGAATGGTTAACTCGGTTGAATACAACCAGGCAAAAAATAACCTGACAAAGGCACAGAGTGACCTGGCTCAGGCCAAATACGAATACATCTTCCGAACTAAGATTCTTGATTTCTACAATGGCATTCCGATCCAGTTGTAG